In Kordia antarctica, the following proteins share a genomic window:
- a CDS encoding sugar transferase: MASKSNIHFEISERKLLLRVFDVVALLFGLYLVSNIFDFDYFMITQQRWVWTLVLIVYFLLFSTIFELYDLQKSSRFESTFQGIVLSVSITVLCYLLTPFLTPELPVNRLQILYFFLAISVAIFLWRCAYIFFISSPRFFKNILLIGNTQEIKVMLDAINSSTNYYEIVGYINSSSDTSVKAPELAGLEEIKNLNLKEIAQQKAVSEIIIASNEREELSKPLFDSLISLLETGLPIKEYTQVYEELMFRVPLQYIGKDFYKYFPFSRSNQNKLYLFSHRLFDIVFSILGLVASLIFLPFVLIGNLIGNRGPLVYTQERVGKNGVPFKIYKLRSMVIDAEKDGAVWATRNDTRITKFGGFLRKSRLDEVPQFFNVLKGEMSMIGPRPERPAFVKQLSESLTFYEIRHVVKPGVTGWAQVKTDYGASEEDSLRKLQYDLYYIKHRSLFLDVNIVVKTLSTVLFYRGR, from the coding sequence ATGGCCTCAAAATCTAACATACATTTCGAAATATCGGAACGTAAACTGCTACTTCGAGTTTTCGATGTAGTTGCGTTGCTTTTTGGCTTGTATTTGGTTTCCAACATTTTCGACTTCGATTACTTTATGATCACGCAACAACGTTGGGTTTGGACGTTGGTATTGATTGTATATTTCTTATTGTTTTCTACTATTTTTGAATTGTATGATTTGCAAAAATCAAGTCGTTTTGAATCTACATTTCAAGGGATTGTACTTTCGGTTTCCATTACGGTTTTGTGCTATTTATTGACGCCTTTCTTAACGCCTGAATTGCCCGTAAATCGGTTACAAATTTTATATTTCTTCTTAGCAATTTCGGTCGCAATCTTTTTGTGGCGTTGCGCTTATATTTTCTTTATTTCTTCGCCAAGATTCTTCAAAAACATATTATTGATAGGAAATACGCAAGAAATTAAAGTAATGTTAGATGCTATTAATTCAAGTACAAACTATTATGAAATTGTAGGCTATATAAATTCAAGTTCTGATACTAGCGTGAAAGCTCCTGAATTAGCTGGTTTAGAGGAAATTAAAAATTTAAATCTTAAAGAAATTGCACAACAAAAAGCAGTTTCTGAAATTATTATTGCAAGTAATGAACGTGAAGAATTGAGTAAACCGCTATTTGATAGTTTGATTTCTTTGCTTGAAACTGGTTTGCCAATTAAAGAATACACACAAGTGTATGAAGAATTGATGTTTCGCGTACCATTACAATATATTGGAAAAGATTTTTATAAATATTTTCCGTTCAGCCGAAGCAATCAAAATAAATTATACCTGTTTTCTCATCGTTTGTTTGATATTGTTTTTTCGATTTTAGGACTGGTTGCAAGTTTGATATTTCTCCCATTTGTTTTGATCGGAAACTTGATCGGAAATCGTGGACCTTTAGTATATACGCAAGAACGTGTTGGGAAAAATGGTGTGCCATTTAAAATTTACAAACTCCGCAGTATGGTGATTGATGCCGAAAAAGATGGCGCAGTTTGGGCTACGAGAAATGATACCCGAATTACTAAATTTGGTGGTTTTCTGCGTAAATCGCGTTTGGATGAAGTTCCGCAGTTTTTTAATGTGTTAAAAGGCGAAATGAGCATGATTGGTCCACGACCAGAACGTCCAGCGTTTGTAAAACAACTTTCGGAAAGTCTTACTTTTTATGAAATTAGACATGTAGTAAAACCAGGTGTGACAGGTTGGGCGCAAGTGAAAACAGATTATGGCGCTTCAGAAGAAGACAGTTTGAGAAAACTTCAATACGACTTATATTATATAAAACATCGAAGCTTATTTTTGGATGTTAATATCGTTGTAAAAACGTTGAGTACAGTGTTGTTTTATCGGGGAAGATAA
- a CDS encoding carboxymuconolactone decarboxylase family protein codes for MPNQVEEFNAYRVKMNDKILADNNKVIKRIFNLDTNAFSEGALDVKTKELLGLVASTVLRCDDCIKYHLESCHKEGLSKEQVMETLSIATLIGGTIVIPHLRKAYEYWEALEEQA; via the coding sequence ATGCCTAATCAAGTAGAAGAATTTAATGCGTATCGAGTTAAAATGAATGATAAAATTTTAGCCGATAATAACAAAGTAATCAAACGTATCTTCAATTTAGATACAAATGCTTTTTCAGAAGGTGCTTTAGACGTAAAAACAAAGGAATTACTTGGTTTAGTAGCTTCTACGGTATTGCGTTGTGACGATTGTATAAAATACCACTTAGAATCTTGCCACAAAGAAGGTTTGAGCAAAGAACAAGTAATGGAAACGCTAAGTATTGCCACGTTAATTGGCGGAACAATTGTCATTCCACATTTACGCAAAGCTTATGAATATTGGGAAGCATTAGAGGAACAGGCATAA
- a CDS encoding CDP-alcohol phosphatidyltransferase family protein, which yields MNIKKHIPNFITLLNLFCGCLAVIFAVKNQLEIAAFFVFLGIFFDFFDGFAARMLKVQSELGLQLDSLADMVTSGVVPGIIMYQLFNKSLDIHEKVNDGHSWSDSWHWFQNEVHFLPLFGLLIVLASAYRLAKFNIDENQTSSFIGLPTPANTLLIISFPLILMYQGSEIVDAIILNKWFLIGMTLVSCYVLNAKIPLFALKFKDWSFKNNAVKYIFIALCLLLLVFLQFLAIPIIILLYVLISLVKNN from the coding sequence ATGAATATCAAAAAACACATTCCAAATTTCATCACATTATTGAATTTATTTTGCGGTTGTTTGGCAGTAATTTTCGCTGTGAAAAACCAATTAGAGATTGCTGCATTTTTTGTGTTTCTAGGAATATTTTTCGACTTTTTTGATGGCTTTGCAGCCAGAATGTTAAAGGTACAAAGTGAATTGGGTTTGCAACTAGATTCGTTAGCGGATATGGTAACTAGCGGCGTTGTTCCTGGAATTATAATGTATCAATTATTTAATAAATCCTTAGATATACATGAGAAAGTGAACGATGGACATTCTTGGTCAGATTCGTGGCATTGGTTTCAAAATGAAGTTCATTTCTTGCCGTTATTTGGGTTGTTAATTGTGCTTGCTTCAGCGTATCGTTTGGCAAAATTCAACATCGATGAAAACCAAACTTCATCATTTATCGGATTGCCAACACCTGCAAATACATTGCTTATTATATCATTTCCGCTGATTTTAATGTATCAAGGAAGCGAAATAGTTGACGCAATTATTCTAAATAAATGGTTTTTGATAGGAATGACGTTAGTAAGTTGTTATGTATTGAATGCAAAGATTCCATTATTCGCCTTAAAATTTAAAGATTGGAGTTTTAAAAATAATGCTGTAAAGTATATTTTTATCGCGCTTTGTCTGTTATTATTAGTGTTTTTACAGTTTTTAGCGATTCCGATTATAATTTTATTGTATGTGTTGATTTCTTTGGTGAAAAATAATTGA
- a CDS encoding phenylacetate--CoA ligase family protein yields the protein MFHKLIFNIGERLRNPSIRKWFVFLKQSEHWSIEQLEAYQLAQLKDLISFAKVNSEYYKETFKNIDIKSFTSLKDIQQLPLLSKQDVILHNEKIHTKHAFKKVFTATTSGSSGDPLVYKREESADSFNRASIFRGYSWHNVQPWERNGYFWGFDFSRFKQLKISALDALQNRFRMFDYKEKAFNRFVKKLRKATYIHGYSSMIYQSAKLINDKKLPKPKHLKMVKGTSEKIYDSYTEEVQKAFGVPIISEYGAAETGIIAFECAKGNMHLNMEGVLVEEIDKQIVVTNLQMKTFPIIRYQLGDYIELASKDTKCSCGMAHYILNEVAGRVGENVYGNKEIYPSLYFYYIFKNLGKKHDIKLTYQIIQKEKGILIFNLKENLTNKHEQLLKQEIYNYFSDDITYNINQNVKKKAGNGKTKSFISYI from the coding sequence ATGTTTCACAAACTTATTTTCAATATTGGCGAACGCTTACGGAATCCTTCTATACGGAAGTGGTTTGTGTTTTTAAAACAATCCGAACATTGGTCGATTGAACAGTTAGAAGCGTATCAATTAGCACAATTAAAGGATCTCATTTCTTTCGCGAAAGTAAATTCTGAATATTATAAAGAAACGTTCAAAAACATTGATATTAAGTCATTTACATCTTTAAAAGACATACAGCAATTGCCTTTATTGTCGAAGCAAGATGTGATTCTGCACAACGAAAAAATTCATACAAAACATGCCTTTAAAAAAGTATTTACAGCCACAACTTCAGGTTCTTCGGGCGATCCGTTAGTGTATAAACGGGAAGAAAGTGCCGATTCTTTCAATAGAGCGTCCATATTTAGAGGTTATTCTTGGCATAATGTACAACCTTGGGAACGCAATGGTTATTTTTGGGGATTTGATTTTTCGCGATTTAAACAATTAAAAATCAGTGCTTTAGATGCTTTACAGAATCGTTTTCGTATGTTTGATTACAAAGAAAAAGCATTCAATCGATTTGTGAAAAAGCTGAGAAAAGCAACCTATATTCACGGATATTCTTCTATGATTTATCAATCAGCAAAATTGATTAATGATAAAAAACTACCTAAACCGAAGCATTTAAAAATGGTAAAAGGTACTTCGGAGAAAATTTACGACAGTTATACAGAAGAAGTCCAAAAAGCCTTTGGTGTGCCAATTATCAGCGAATATGGTGCTGCCGAAACTGGAATTATTGCGTTTGAATGTGCAAAAGGAAACATGCATTTGAACATGGAAGGCGTGCTAGTAGAAGAAATTGACAAGCAAATTGTAGTTACAAATTTGCAAATGAAAACGTTTCCCATCATTCGATATCAATTGGGCGATTATATTGAATTGGCTTCAAAAGATACTAAATGTTCCTGTGGAATGGCACATTATATTTTAAACGAAGTTGCAGGAAGAGTAGGAGAGAACGTCTACGGAAATAAAGAAATTTATCCAAGTTTATATTTTTATTACATTTTTAAAAACTTAGGAAAAAAGCATGACATAAAACTTACCTATCAAATTATCCAAAAGGAAAAAGGAATCCTTATATTTAACCTCAAAGAAAATTTAACCAACAAGCATGAACAACTGCTAAAACAAGAGATTTATAATTATTTTTCCGATGATATTACCTACAATATCAATCAAAATGTGAAGAAAAAAGCAGGCAACGGAAAAACTAAAAGTTTTATCTCTTATATTTAG
- a CDS encoding Lnb N-terminal periplasmic domain-containing protein — protein sequence MKKTILLLLFLSVGMLFGQEATHVRLSSEAEFSIITCGSGNELYSSFGHSAFRIKDPVFGYDVVYNYGTFDFEADWFYLKFVQGKLPYQLGRANFKNFLRTYKYEKRWVKEQVLNLTPEQVRQLFDFLENNYKVENRDYKYDFFFNNCATKIRDVIKENFGDEIIFNENHITEEKTFRGLIHENLDDNSWSSFGIDIALGSVIDKKAPPIDYQFLPEYVFEAFGNATMRDSGTPFVKETNLILKAPETAKANKNSILSPYVILSILMLIVLVITFLDFKNNKRTRWLDAVLLVGNGIAGIIILLLWFATDHTATAMNWNVLWLLPINIFFVKKFFSKAQECRELWKHTAFLLLLIAVVFFLWIIDFQQFALAAIPLLIMFTIRYAYLTYYFLRLEEEV from the coding sequence ATGAAAAAAACGATACTTTTGCTACTCTTTCTTTCTGTTGGAATGCTTTTTGGACAAGAAGCAACTCACGTTCGACTTTCCTCAGAAGCTGAATTTTCAATAATTACCTGCGGTTCAGGCAACGAGTTATACTCATCTTTTGGGCACAGCGCATTTCGCATAAAAGATCCTGTATTTGGGTACGATGTCGTTTACAACTACGGAACTTTTGATTTTGAAGCTGATTGGTTTTATTTAAAATTTGTGCAAGGAAAACTTCCATATCAATTAGGTCGTGCCAATTTCAAAAACTTTTTACGCACGTATAAATATGAAAAACGTTGGGTAAAAGAGCAAGTTTTAAATCTAACTCCTGAACAAGTTCGGCAATTATTTGACTTTTTAGAAAACAATTATAAGGTAGAAAACAGAGATTATAAATATGATTTCTTCTTCAACAATTGCGCAACAAAAATTAGAGACGTTATAAAAGAGAACTTTGGTGATGAAATCATTTTCAATGAAAATCATATCACTGAAGAAAAAACATTTAGAGGTTTAATTCACGAAAACTTAGACGATAACTCTTGGTCTAGTTTCGGAATTGACATTGCGTTAGGTTCGGTGATTGATAAAAAAGCGCCACCAATAGATTATCAATTTCTACCAGAATATGTGTTTGAAGCGTTCGGAAATGCTACTATGCGAGATTCGGGAACTCCATTCGTAAAAGAAACAAATCTCATCTTAAAAGCGCCCGAAACTGCTAAAGCAAACAAAAATTCTATATTGAGTCCGTATGTGATTCTCTCTATATTGATGTTGATCGTTCTCGTAATCACATTCCTAGATTTCAAAAATAACAAACGAACTAGATGGCTTGATGCTGTTTTACTAGTCGGAAACGGAATTGCAGGAATCATCATTCTATTACTTTGGTTTGCAACCGATCACACGGCAACAGCAATGAATTGGAACGTTTTATGGTTGCTCCCGATAAATATTTTCTTTGTTAAAAAGTTTTTCTCTAAAGCACAAGAATGCAGAGAATTATGGAAACATACTGCTTTTCTATTGCTATTAATCGCAGTCGTTTTCTTTTTATGGATTATTGATTTTCAGCAGTTTGCATTAGCAGCAATTCCTCTACTAATCATGTTTACCATTCGGTATGCGTATTTGACGTATTATTTTTTGAGGTTGGAGGAAGAAGTGTAA
- a CDS encoding putative type IX sorting system protein PorV2, with protein MKKQFLFLFIIVTHLANSQSVAKYSNEFMNIGVDAGAFGMANAVVANVSDVNAGYWNPAGLVQLEDKQMALMHSSYFANIALYDYAAFAMQIDDRSAFGISLIRFGVDDILNTTQLIDSQGNIDFNRISLFSTADYGITFSYARRMPVQGLNYGINAKVIRRVIGDFASSWGFGFDFGLQFRHKDWKFGLMARDITTTFNTWSIDEDLFNNVSDQIPAQDLPETTEITIPKLQLGVARTFTFNYDYSLTAEVDLNMRFAETNDLISTSFASITPSLGLQFAYTDLVFLRAGIGNFQNENNFGSESLTFQPNIGIGFKYKGIQVDYALTDIGDQSAAVYSNVFSLKIDWSLFR; from the coding sequence TTGAAAAAGCAATTCCTTTTCCTCTTTATAATAGTTACACACTTGGCAAATAGCCAATCGGTCGCTAAATACTCCAACGAATTTATGAATATTGGTGTAGATGCTGGCGCGTTCGGTATGGCAAATGCTGTAGTTGCTAACGTTAGCGATGTCAATGCTGGTTACTGGAATCCTGCGGGATTGGTGCAATTGGAAGACAAACAAATGGCATTAATGCATTCTAGTTATTTTGCAAACATTGCATTGTATGATTATGCCGCGTTTGCGATGCAAATTGATGATAGAAGTGCTTTTGGAATTTCATTGATTCGATTTGGAGTTGATGATATTCTAAACACAACACAATTAATTGATAGTCAAGGAAATATTGACTTTAACAGAATCAGCCTCTTCTCTACTGCCGATTACGGAATTACGTTTTCGTATGCACGAAGAATGCCTGTTCAAGGATTAAATTACGGTATAAATGCCAAAGTAATTCGTAGAGTTATTGGCGATTTTGCTTCTTCTTGGGGATTTGGATTTGACTTCGGATTGCAGTTTAGACATAAAGATTGGAAATTTGGTTTGATGGCGCGCGATATTACAACGACATTCAATACTTGGAGCATTGATGAAGATTTATTCAATAATGTAAGTGACCAAATTCCAGCACAAGATTTACCAGAAACTACCGAAATTACGATTCCAAAATTACAACTTGGAGTTGCACGAACGTTTACATTCAATTACGATTATTCGCTAACTGCGGAAGTTGACCTTAACATGCGTTTTGCTGAAACAAATGACTTAATTTCTACTTCGTTTGCAAGTATTACACCTTCTCTCGGATTGCAATTTGCATATACAGATTTAGTGTTTTTAAGAGCTGGTATTGGAAATTTCCAAAATGAAAACAACTTTGGATCTGAATCATTAACGTTTCAACCAAACATCGGAATCGGTTTTAAATACAAAGGAATTCAAGTAGATTATGCACTAACGGACATTGGCGATCAAAGTGCGGCTGTATATTCGAATGTATTCTCATTAAAAATTGACTGGAGTTTATTTAGATAA
- a CDS encoding class I SAM-dependent methyltransferase, producing the protein MNHKIKSLIFKSLDILPNKFGYGVYHQLQKFLNRNSVNYKIKTNDSSFNEALKILAKATIELKNKTIFELGSGWAPIIPYFFTYFAKASKVVTYDINEHYDAKTIAKLNAYFSSEFNINVVTKKGTYELPSNISYYPNKNLANSGSISDDSVDLIFSRFVLEHIPPEDLVKIHENFAQNLPKPFHILHMISPSDHRAYNDSSLSYYDFLKYSAEAWKKNHTKFDYHNRLRLPDYLDIFKNAGFEVVSLDYDTCDKTSEKYKKFKELTLHKDFENYTEEELLAGSINVLLRMS; encoded by the coding sequence ATGAATCATAAAATCAAGTCTTTAATTTTTAAATCGTTAGACATCTTACCCAACAAGTTTGGTTATGGCGTGTATCATCAATTGCAAAAATTTCTAAACAGAAATAGCGTAAATTACAAGATCAAGACCAATGACAGCTCATTTAATGAAGCTTTAAAAATTCTAGCGAAAGCTACTATAGAACTGAAAAACAAGACGATTTTCGAATTGGGTTCAGGTTGGGCGCCAATTATTCCATATTTTTTTACCTATTTCGCAAAAGCTTCAAAAGTTGTTACATATGACATTAATGAACATTATGATGCAAAAACGATTGCGAAATTAAATGCGTATTTTTCTTCTGAATTCAACATTAACGTTGTTACTAAAAAAGGTACATATGAATTGCCAAGCAATATTTCTTATTATCCGAATAAAAATTTAGCAAACTCAGGTTCAATTTCTGATGATTCTGTTGATTTAATTTTTTCCAGATTCGTACTAGAACACATTCCACCAGAAGATTTAGTGAAAATTCATGAAAATTTTGCACAAAACTTGCCAAAACCATTCCATATTCTACACATGATTTCGCCAAGCGATCACAGAGCTTACAACGATTCTTCGCTTTCGTATTACGACTTTTTAAAATACAGTGCTGAAGCATGGAAAAAAAACCACACCAAGTTCGATTATCACAATCGGTTGCGCTTACCCGATTACCTTGACATTTTTAAAAATGCTGGTTTTGAAGTTGTTTCCTTAGATTATGATACCTGTGACAAAACTTCTGAAAAGTATAAAAAATTCAAAGAATTAACGCTTCACAAGGACTTTGAAAACTACACTGAAGAAGAATTATTAGCTGGAAGTATTAATGTGTTGTTGAGAATGTCGTAG
- the tatC gene encoding twin-arginine translocase subunit TatC, with protein MSFLDHLEELRWHLIRSFSVIFVIAVVVFIFMTSIYDNLLIVHLDGNFVTYKFFCQAFELISIDSEFCSLTFNDKLNNLDVTGQFTMAIWTSLILGLIFAFPYILFELWRFIAPGLNPKERGKSRWFIVLASLLFFVGLLFSYYVIMPMSSYFFYTFSITDKIQNTITVQSHISLLTNTLLGVSLVFELPLVIYFLSKLGLITPAFLRKYRKHALVVVLILAAVITPPDVASQVVVAIPILILYEVGIIISKRVEKNLKKKLKNA; from the coding sequence ATGTCATTCTTAGATCATTTAGAAGAACTAAGATGGCATCTTATCCGTAGTTTTAGTGTCATATTTGTTATTGCAGTTGTAGTATTTATATTCATGACATCTATTTATGATAACTTATTAATTGTCCATTTAGATGGGAATTTTGTAACGTATAAATTTTTCTGCCAAGCGTTTGAACTTATTAGTATTGACAGTGAATTTTGTTCGCTTACCTTCAATGACAAATTGAATAATTTAGATGTCACAGGACAATTTACAATGGCAATTTGGACATCACTAATTTTAGGACTCATCTTTGCATTTCCATATATTTTATTTGAATTATGGCGATTTATCGCTCCAGGATTAAACCCGAAAGAACGTGGAAAATCACGCTGGTTTATAGTATTGGCTTCACTCCTATTCTTTGTTGGATTATTGTTCAGTTATTACGTAATTATGCCAATGTCGTCGTACTTTTTCTACACATTCTCTATTACAGATAAAATTCAAAACACCATTACAGTTCAATCACACATTAGTTTACTAACTAACACATTACTAGGTGTTTCATTAGTTTTTGAATTGCCATTAGTTATATACTTTTTATCAAAATTAGGATTAATTACGCCTGCATTCTTACGCAAGTATCGAAAACATGCGTTAGTTGTCGTATTGATTCTTGCTGCCGTAATTACGCCTCCTGATGTTGCGAGTCAAGTTGTAGTAGCAATTCCAATATTAATCTTATATGAAGTAGGAATCATCATATCAAAAAGAGTAGAGAAAAATTTAAAAAAGAAATTAAAAAATGCCTAA
- the lptB gene encoding LPS export ABC transporter ATP-binding protein has translation MILRAENIMKSYKGRKVVKGISLEVNQGEIVGLLGPNGAGKTTSFYMIVGLIKPNGGKIFLDDKEITNFPMYKRAQNGIGYLAQEASVFRKLSIEDNILSVLQLTKLSKKEQLMKMESLIEEFGLGHIRKNRGDLLSGGERRRTEIARALATDPSFVLLDEPFAGVDPVAVEDIQRIIAHLKNKNIGILITDHNVQETLAITDRTYLMFEGNILKAGKPQELAEDEMVRKVYLGQNFELRKKKIDFESAKG, from the coding sequence ATGATTTTAAGAGCTGAAAATATCATGAAGTCCTACAAAGGACGAAAAGTTGTAAAGGGAATTTCTCTTGAAGTAAATCAAGGCGAAATTGTTGGATTACTAGGTCCAAATGGAGCTGGAAAAACAACTTCTTTCTATATGATTGTTGGATTGATAAAACCCAACGGCGGAAAAATCTTTTTGGACGACAAAGAAATTACCAATTTCCCAATGTACAAACGTGCGCAAAACGGAATTGGTTATTTGGCACAAGAAGCTTCGGTATTCAGAAAATTGAGCATTGAAGACAATATTTTAAGTGTATTACAATTGACTAAACTATCAAAAAAAGAGCAATTAATGAAAATGGAATCGCTCATTGAAGAATTTGGTTTAGGACACATTCGTAAAAATCGTGGCGATTTATTGTCTGGTGGCGAACGAAGACGAACAGAAATTGCTCGCGCATTAGCAACCGATCCAAGTTTTGTATTATTAGATGAACCTTTCGCAGGAGTTGATCCTGTTGCGGTTGAAGACATTCAGCGAATAATTGCACACTTAAAAAACAAAAACATCGGAATCTTAATTACCGATCACAACGTACAAGAAACCTTAGCAATTACAGATAGAACCTATTTAATGTTTGAAGGAAACATTCTAAAAGCTGGAAAGCCACAAGAATTAGCCGAAGACGAAATGGTTCGGAAAGTATATCTTGGTCAAAACTTCGAATTACGTAAAAAGAAAATTGACTTTGAAAGCGCGAAAGGTTAG
- a CDS encoding glycosyltransferase family 4 protein, which produces MIVYVGNIVSGHGKTATTVETLGKLLQKEGFDIRLTSNKKNKIVRMLDMLWTVFKHRKNVRYVLIDTYSTTNFQYAYLMSKLCIILKIKYIPILHGGNLENRLQQSKSKSDAIFKNAHVNVSPSLFLKTVFERYNYTNLVHIPNNVELADYPFKKRENVQAKLLWVRSFAEIYNPELAVHVLHGLKANGMEASLCMVGPEKDASFQKTKQLASELNVDVNFTGKLSKHDWISLSTDYDIFINTTNFDNTPISLIEAMSLGMPVVSTNVGGIPYLIENQKDGILVAENNISEMVNAIEALIHSPEMVEKLTQNARKKAESFDWEIVKEKWKKLLIR; this is translated from the coding sequence ATGATTGTATATGTTGGAAATATCGTTTCAGGTCACGGAAAAACAGCAACTACTGTTGAAACTTTAGGTAAATTACTCCAAAAAGAAGGTTTTGATATTCGATTGACTTCCAATAAAAAGAATAAAATAGTCCGAATGCTCGATATGCTTTGGACAGTTTTTAAGCACCGAAAAAACGTGCGTTATGTGTTGATTGATACATATAGTACAACGAATTTTCAGTATGCATATTTGATGAGTAAATTATGTATTATATTGAAAATCAAATACATTCCAATTTTACATGGAGGAAATTTAGAAAACCGTTTGCAACAAAGCAAATCTAAAAGCGATGCAATTTTTAAAAATGCGCATGTGAATGTTTCGCCTTCATTATTCTTGAAAACTGTTTTTGAACGTTATAATTACACGAATTTAGTTCACATTCCGAATAATGTTGAATTAGCAGATTATCCTTTTAAAAAGCGCGAAAACGTTCAGGCAAAATTATTATGGGTTCGATCGTTTGCCGAAATATACAATCCGGAATTAGCTGTTCATGTATTGCATGGTTTGAAAGCGAACGGAATGGAAGCTTCACTTTGCATGGTTGGACCTGAAAAAGATGCTTCTTTCCAGAAAACAAAACAACTTGCTTCAGAACTCAATGTTGATGTAAATTTCACTGGAAAACTATCAAAACACGATTGGATTTCACTTTCTACGGATTATGACATTTTCATAAATACCACAAATTTTGATAATACACCAATTAGTTTGATTGAAGCAATGTCGCTCGGAATGCCTGTTGTTTCTACAAATGTTGGCGGAATTCCGTATTTAATCGAAAACCAAAAAGATGGAATTTTAGTTGCAGAAAATAATATTTCTGAAATGGTGAACGCGATTGAAGCACTTATACATTCTCCAGAAATGGTTGAAAAACTCACGCAAAATGCGCGTAAAAAAGCTGAAAGTTTTGATTGGGAAATTGTGAAAGAAAAATGGAAAAAGTTGTTAATTCGATGA